A single region of the Accipiter gentilis chromosome 6, bAccGen1.1, whole genome shotgun sequence genome encodes:
- the SDF2 gene encoding stromal cell-derived factor 2, with product MGTEVAGRRVPPVLVPVLVLALGAAVRGGPGPVTCGSVVKLLNVRHNVRLHSHDVRYGSGSGQQSVTGVSAADDGNSYWRVRGRTAAVCERGTPVRCGQAIRLTHLGTGRNLHSHRFASPLSGNQEVSAFGEAGEGDYLDDWTVVCSGTYWARDGEVRFQHASTDVFLSVTGEQYGRPIHGQKEVHGMAASSQNNYWKVMEGIFMQPSEVFKAERYHAEL from the exons ATGGGGACGGAGGTGGCGGGCCGGCGGGTACCGCCGGTTCTGGTGCCGGTGCTGGTGCTGGCGTTGGGCGCGGCGGTGCGCGGCGGTCCCGGGCCCGTTACCTGCGGCTCCGTGGTGAAGCTGCTCAACGTGCGGCACAATGTCCGTCTGCACTCGCACGACGTTCGCTACGGCTCCG GCAGCGGGCAGCAGTCGGTGACCGGGGTGTCGGCGGCGGATGACGGGAACAGCTACTGGCGGGTCCGGGGCCGTACGGCGGCCGTCTGCGAGCGGGGCACGCCGGTGCGCTGCGGGCAGGCCATCCGCCTCACCCACCTGGGCACCGGCCGCAACCTCCACAGCCACCGCTTCGCCTCCCCGCTCTCCGGAAACCAG GAGGTGAGCGCGTTCGGGGAGGCCGGTGAGGGCGACTACCTGGATGACTGGACAGTGGTGTGCAGTGGGACCTACTGGGCGCGGGACGGCGAGGTGCGCTTCCAACACGCCTCCACTGACGTCTTCCTCTCGGTGACGGGGGAGCAGTACGGGCGACCCATCCATGGGCAGAAGGAGGTGCACGGCATGGCTGCCTCCAGCCAGAATAACTACTGGAAGGTGATGGAGGGCATCTTCATGCAGCCCAGCGAGGTCTTCAAAGCAGAGCGGTACCACGCTGAGTTgtga
- the BLTP2 gene encoding bridge-like lipid transfer protein family member 2 produces MPPPLPAVLLGLVVVALLAGLLARWLACRLAVTWCRQKLHAELKIGSFGFFWAQNISLKFQQEQQTVEIDNVWISSKLSRELPRYFELCFGEVRIRTDLQKGRGFQPSVLEAPREVDGDESRADLTLKPSLLRLLSQLFSIHMDSINVMVLHVATSESLWHIQASKTRLLLNGDGKSLTCEVSLTKVNSKVLRSSQLDDACLAELALALSLSLEISSKRRLVGVRLRVRTLQAELHEGLFCSPLLHRITARAQRSSVGEQPSAGPGEPLKSLSLLSRDTLQLIPRRVEVKLESTSMVLSMNSQKRHLTWSLKLLQFLYQREEEQIPLRNFTPTSDLDQMSVDLQLEDGLLLSQSRQRIVCLNSLKTSVQVTAIDLSAAVLLNTCIIHYRHQEFSHWLGLLAQEYRCQAVPVPSEGRKGRSYPQIIAPIILCASLSNVNVSVQLGDTPPFALGFNSISADYQHLRPQSVHQRAVLAVDHLCWRVGNDSHIQRAPHPPNMHVWGEALILDSFNLQGSYNQPLGMSSAQSDTLFLDCTIRGLQVESSDTCTECLARVLPLFCPRPSGTGLAKQPPSASAEPWGLLWKVDLKVEDVNLFTLSALVGALELRLDTLTILGSAESCTVSVQGMVLALVKSITEKMQPCCKAPAIPNPVANLSMLSVTYHSSIRSLEVQCGEGLAVLWSPPDHMHLYHHTLATLQCHEALRSALGHRTPHSPLPESPASHPVTPTETPGPLQPDGTSPKRLLSLSLELSSAKLTAFVSEANYISLAAERTSVSWHGGALHGYCPELAAGFDGHSIFSFKEVEVKLLPELEEVILHRCAFPTLRTLRNRGWAFSFASVTIEFPYQYDFSRTLDAAVGVQKWLKGLHRHGRPASTALPPDLLLKVTHFSWVFLDDVFEVKLRDNYELMKDESKESAKRLQLLDTKVAALRKQHGELLPARKIEELYASLEKKNIEIYIQRSRRLYANTPMRRALLTWTLAHLELVAMADESFHGTERVLEQMRDVDGVSPFPPEGLEMVTQWCRMMKGRVGSFFVRIRDYPRYLFEIRNWQLSGRLIGAEQCGQACSRRRQVLKLGLPWGDATVERNMPPLKFYHDFHSEISQYTIVWGPCWDPAWTLIGQCVDLLTKPSEDPSAPLPWWDKSRLLFHGDWHMDIEQANLHQLATEDPYNTTENMHWEWSHLSFHWKPGQFVFKGNLDINVRTASKYDDCCFLHLPDLCMTLDLQWLCHGNPHDHHGVVLRSPEFLPEVPVGQQYDSYRAFRSENLNLSIRMDLTRPSEEHSQPRILLYSSTLRWMQNFWATWTSVTRPICRGKLFNNMKPSKKKLGQHYKQLSYTALFPRLQVHYWASFAQQRGIQVECCQGHIFTRGTQRLIPQAGTVMRRLISEWSITQMVSDLSQVTVHLMASTCDENADHRLDTLVKKTHLLSLSSLTYQRHSNRTAEEELPLRDGDDGFHTHQLHLVDLRASWTTTNRDIAFGLYDGYKKAAVLKRNLSTEALKGLKIDTQLQAKKLKRGPLSAHSVPARVTAPITSGRPERASSGGAYMLQKLIEETDKFVVFTEEESGASEQLCGIAACQTDDIYNRNCLIELVNCQMVLRGAETEGCVIVSAAKAQLLQCQHHPAWYGDTLKQKTSWTCLLDGMQYFATTESSPTEREHGQLWLEVKNIEEHRQRSLDSVQELMESGQAVGGMVSTTTDWNQPSEAQQTQQVQRIISRCSCRMYYISYSHDIDPELATQIKPPETPANQEKEDLLKKQEGAVDTFTLIHHDLEISTNPAQYAMILDIVNNLLLHVEPKRKEHSEKKQRVRFQLEISSNPEEQRSSILHLQEAVRQHVAQIRQLEKQMYSNVKSLQDDSKNESLLDLNHRLQQQLSQEKADLQLESEELNILIRCFKDFQLQRANKMELRKQPEDVSVARRTEFYFAQARWRLTEEDGQLGIAELELQRFLYSKVNKSDDTAEHLLELGWVTMNNLLPNAVYKVVLRPQSSCQSGRQLALRIFSKVRPPVGGISIKEHFEVNVVPLTIQLTHQFFHRMMGFFFPGRNVEEEEVGDEEDKSKLVTTGIPVVKPRQLIVADDSLGPGKGVAQGLNRTSGVRRSFRKAPEHPVDDIDKMKERAAMNNSFIYIKIPQVPLCVSYKGEKNSVDWGDLNLVLPCLEYHNNTWTWLDFAMAVKRDSRKALVAQVIKEKLRLKPAAGAETRGKLENKSDGTIQQQEEDEKARLLIGLSVGEKNPSKKSIFGRRK; encoded by the exons atgccgccgccgctgcccgccgtgCTGCTCGGCCTCGTCGTCGTTGCGCTGCTCGCCGGGCTGCTGGCGCG GTGGCTGGCATGTCGCCTGGCTGTCACCTGGTGCAGGCAGAAGCTTCATGCGGAGCTGAAGATTGGGTCCTTCGGCTTCTTCTGGGCCCAGAACATCAGCCTGAAGttccagcaggagcagcagactGTG GAGATCGACAACGTCTGGATCTCCAGTAAACTGAGCCGGGAGCTGCC GCGCTACTTCGAGCTGTGTTTTGGCGAGGTGCGAATCCGCACAGATCTCCAGAAGGGCCGTGGGTTCCAGCCGTCCGTCCTGGAGGCTCCCAGAGAAGTTGATGGAGATGAAAGCAGAGCAGACCTGACTCTTAAACCCTCCCTGCTGAGGCTCCTTAGCCAG CTCTTTTCCATCCACATGGACTCCATCAACGTCATGGTTCTGCATGTGGCCACCTCAGAGTCTCTCTGGCACATCCAGGCCAGCAAGACACGTCTCCTCCTGAACGGTGATGGGAAGAG cctgACCTGTGAGGTGAGCCTGACAAAGGTGAACAGCAAAGTCCTCCGCAGCAGCCAGCTG GATGACGCCTGCCTGGCGGAGCTGGCCCTGGCACTCTCCCTCTCACTGGAGATCAGCAGCAAGCGGCGGCTGGTGGGCGTCAGGCTGCGCGTCCGGACCCTGCAGGCAGAGCTACACGAAGGGCTGTTCTGCAGCCCTCTGCTGCACCGCATCACTGCCAGGGCCCAGCGCAGCAGCGTGGGGGAACAGCCCAGCGCAG GCCCGGGGGAGCCCCTAAAGTCCCTGTCTCTGCTGAGCAGGGACACGCTGCAGCTCATCCCCAGGAGGGTGGAGGTGAAGCTGGAGAGCACCAGCATGGTGCTGTCTATGAACAGCCAGAAGAG GCACCTCACCTGGAGCCTGAAGCTACTGCAGTTTCTATATCAGCGTGAAGAGGAGCAGATCCCGCTGCGCAACTTCACGCCAACCTCAGACCTGGACCAAATGAGTGTAGACCTCCAGCTGGAGG atGGCCTTCTCCTGTCCCAGAGCCGCCAGCGCATCGTGTGCCTCAACTCCCTGAAGACCAGCGTGCAG GTCACAGCCATTGACCTCTCAGCTGCCGTGCTGCTCAACACCTGCATCATCCACTACCGTCACCAAGAGTTTTCACACTGGCTGGGCCTGTTGGCACAGGAATACAGGTGCCAGGCAGTGCCTGTCCCCAGCGAAGGGCGTAAGGGAAG GAGCTACCCCCAAATCATAGCGCCCATTATCCTGTGTGCCTCGTTGTCCAATGTCAATGTGTCAGTGCAGCTGGGGGACACGCCACCCTTCGCCTTGGGCTTCAACTCCATCTCTGCAG acTACCAGCACCTGCGGCCGCAGAGCGTGCACCAGCGAGCGGTGCTGGCTGTGGACCACCTCTGCTGGCGCGTGGGCAATGACTCGCACATCCAGCGTGCCCCGCATCCCCCCAACATGCATGTGTGGGGAGAAGCCCTCATCCTCGACTCCTTCAACCTGCAG GGCAGCTACAACCAGCCCCTGGGCATGTCCAGTGCCCAGTCGGACACGCTTTTCCTGGACTGCACTATCCGGGGGTTGCAAGTGGAGTCGTCGGACACCTGCACGGAGTGCCTGGCTAGGGTCCTGCCCCTGTTCTGCCCAAGGCCCAGTGGAACTGGGCTTGCCAAGCAGCCACCCTCTGCCTCAGCTGAGCCCTGGGGGCTGCTCTGGAAGGTGGATCTGAAGGTGGAGGACGTGAACCTTTTCACACTCTCAGCTCTGGTGG GTGCCCTGGAACTGCGGCTGGACACGTTGACCATCCTGGGGAGTGCCGAGAGCTGCACGGTCAGCGTCCAAGGCATGGTGCTGGCCTTGGTGAAGAGCATCACGGAGAAGATGCAGCCATGCTGTAAAGCACCTGCCATCCCCAATCCGGTGGCCAACCTCTCCATGCTCTCTGTCACCTACCACAGCAGCATCCGCTCCCTGGAG GTGCAGTGTGGCGAGGGGCTGGCGGTGCTGTGGAGCCCACCCGACCACATGCACTTGTACCATCACACCCTGGCCACCCTGCAGTGCCATGAAGCCTTGCGGAGCGCCCTCGGCCACAGGACACCTCATTCCCCGCTCCCAGAGAGCCCAGCATCCCACCCAGTCACCCCTACTGAGACACCAGGGCCCCTCCAGCCAGATGGGACCTCCCCCAAAAGACTCCTGTCCCTGTCACTGGAGCTGAGCTCTGCCAAGCTCACAGCCTTTGTCTCTGAGGCCAACTACATCAGCCTGGCTGCCGAACGGACCTCCGTAAGCTGGCACGGCGGTGCCCTGCACGGCTACTGCCCCGAGCTGGCCGCTGGCTTTGACGGACACAGCATCTTCAGCTTCAAGGAGGTGGAGGTGAAGCTGCTGCCAGAGCTGGAGGAGGTCATCTTGCACCGCTGCGCCTTCCCCACCTTGCGTACTCTCCGCAACCGTGGCTGGGCCTTCTCCTTTGCCAGCGTGACCATCGAGTTCCCCTACCAGTACGACTTCTCCCGCACGCTGGACGCTGCTGTGGGCGTGCAGAAGTGGCTGAAAGGCCTGCATCGGCACGGCCGCCCTGCCAGCACGGCGCTGCCCCCCGACCTCCTGCTCAAAGTGACGCACTTCTCCTGGGTCTTCCTGGATGACGTCTTTGAGGTCAAGTTACGAGACAACTACGAGCTGATGAAGGACGAAAGCAAGGAGAGTGCCAAGCGGTTGCAGCTGCTGGACACTAAGGTGGCTGCGCTGCGCAAGCAGCACGGCGAGTTGCTGCCTGCCCGTAAGATCGAGGAGCTCTACGCCTCGCTGGAGAAGAAGAACATCGAGATCTACATCCAGCGCTCACGGCGCCTCTATGCCAACACGCCCATGCGGAGGGCCCTCCTCACCTGGACCCTGGCCCACTTGGAGCTGGTGGCCATGGCTGATGAGTCCTTCCATGGCACGGAGCGTGTGTTGGAACAGATGAGGGATGTGGACGGTGTCAGCCCGTTCCCCCCTGAGGGTCTGGAGATGGTCACCCAGTGGTGCCGCATGATGAAGGGCAGAGTTGGCAGCTTCTTCG TGCGGATCCGTGACTACCCTCGCTACCTCTTTGAGATCCGGAACTGGCAGCTCTCCGGCCGGCTGATCGGAGCCGAGCAGTGTGGCCAGGCCTGCTCGCGGCGCCGCCAGGTCCTGAAGCTGGGACTGCCCTGGGGAGATGCGACAGTGGAGAGGAACATGCCACCCTTGAAGTTCTACCACGACTTCCACT CTGAGATCTCCCAGTACACCATCGTCTGGGGGCCCTGCTGGGACCCAGCCTGGACCCTGATCGGCCAGTGCGTGGATCTCCTCACCAAGCCCTCAGAGGACCCCAGTGCCCCATTGCCCTGGTGGGACAAGAGCCGCCTTCTCTTCCACGGGGACTGGCACATGGACATTGAACAGGCCAACCTGCACCAGCTGGCCACCGAG GACCCCTACAACACCACGGAGAACATGCACTGGGAATGGAGCCACCTCTCCTTCCACTGGAAGCCTGGGCAGTTCGTCTTCAAGGGCAACCTGGACATCAACGTCCGGACAGCCTCCAA GTACGACGACTGCTGCTTCCTGCACCTGCCTGATCTCTGCATGACGCTGGACCTGCAGTGGCTGTGCCATGGGAACCCCCATGACCACCACGGCGTGGTGCTGCGCTCCCCCGAGTTCCTGCCCGAGGTGCCGGTGGGGCAGCAGTACGACTCCTACCGTGCCTTCCGCTCCGAGAACCTCAACCTCTCCATCCGGATGGACCTGACACGGCCCAGTGAGG AGCACTCCCAGCCCCGGATCCTGCTCTACAGCAGCACCCTCCGCTGGATGCAGAACTTTTGGGCCACGTGGACCAGCGTGACGCGCCCCATCTGTCGCGGGAAGCTCTTCAACAACATGAAACCCAGTAAGAAGAAGCTGGGGCAGCATTACAAGCAGTTGTCTTATACTGCGCTCTTCCCCCGGCTGCAG GTGCATTACTGGGCCTCCTTTGCCCAACAGCGGGGGATCCAGGTGGAGTGCTGCCAGGGGCACATCTTCACTCGCGGCACCCAGCGGCTTATCCCGCAAG ccGGCACAGTGATGCGACGCCTCATTTCGGAGTGGAGCATCACACAGATGGTGAGCGACCTGAGCCAGGTCACCGTGCACCTCATGGCCTCCACTTGTGACGAGAATGCCGACCACCGGCTCGACACCCTGGTGAAGAAAACCCATCTGCTGAGCCTGTCCTCCCTCACCTACCAGCGACACAGCAACCGCACGGCTGAGGAG GAGCTGCccctgcgggatggggacgaCGGTTTCCACACGCACCAGCTGCACTTGGTGGACCTGCGGGCGTCCTGGACCACCACCAACCGGGACATCGCCTTCGGCCTCTATGACGGCTACAAGAAAGCGGCTGTGCTCAAGCGCAACCTCTCCACCGAGGCCCTGAAGGGGCTGAAGATCGACACGCAGCTGCAAGCCAAGAAGCTGAAGCGGGGCCCGCTCTCTGCTCACTCTGTCCCTGCCAGAGTGACCGCTCCCATCACCAGCGGCCGTCCTGAGAGAGCCTCCTCAGGGG GGGCCTACATGCTGCAGAAGCTCATTGAGGAGACAGACAAGTTCGTGGTCTTCACGGAGGAGGAGTCGGGGGCTAGCGAGCAGCTGTGCGGCATTGCCGCCTGCCAAACCGATGACATCTACAACCGCAACTGCCTCATCGAACTGGTCAACTGCCAG ATGGTGCTGCGCGGTGCAGAGACAGAGGGCTGCGTGATCGTGTCCGCTGCAAAGgcccagctgctgcagtgccAGCACCACCCCGCCTGGTACGGGGACACGCTGAAGCAGAAGACGTCCTGGACCTGCTTGCTGGATGGCATGCAGTACTTTGCCACGACGGAGAGCAGCCCCACCGAGAGGGAGCATGGGCAGCTCTGGCTGGAG GTGAAAAATATTGAGGAGCATCGGCAGCGGAGCCTGGATTCGGTGCAGGAGCTGATGGAGAGCGGGCAGGCGGTGGGGGGCATGGTCAGCACCACCACAG acTGGAACCAGCCCTCAGAAGCCCAGCAGACCCAGCAGGTGCAGAGGATCATCTCTCGCTGCAGCTGCCGAATGTACTATATCAGCTACAGCCATGACATTGACCCCGAGTTGGCCACGCAGATAAAGCCCCCCGAGACTCCCGCCAACCAGGAGAAGGAGGATCTGCTGAAGAAGCAGGAGG GAGCTGTGGATACGTTCACGCTGATCCACCACGACCTGGAGATCTCCACCAACCCTGCGCAGTATGCCATGATCCTTGACATAGTCAACAACTTGCTGCTGCACGTGGAGCCCAAGCGCAAG GAGCACAGTGAGAAGAAACAGCGGGTGCGCTTCCAGCTGGAAATCTCCAGCAATCCTGAGGAGCAGCGCAGCAGTATCCTACACCTGCAAGAGGCCGTGAGGCAGCACGTCGCCCAGATCCGGCAGCTGGAGAAGCAGATGTACTCCAATGTGAAG tccctgcaggatgACAGCAAAAACGAGAGCCTGCTCGACCTCAaccacaggctgcagcagcagctgagccagGAGAAAGCTGACCTGCAGCTAGAGAGTGAGGAGCTGAACATACTGATCAG gtgcTTCAAGGACTTCCAGCTGCAGCGAGCCAACAAGATGGAGCTGCGAAAGCAGCCGGAGGACGTGAGCGTGGCACGGCGGACTGAGTTCTACTTCGCCCAGGCACGTTGGCGCTTGACTGAGGAGGACGGGCAGCTGGGCATAGCCGAGCTGGAGCTCCAGCGCTTCCTCTACAGCAAG GTCAACAAGTCTGATGACACGGCTGAGCATCTGCTGGAACTGGGTTGGGTCACGATGAACAACCTCCTGCCCAACGCTGTGTACAAG GTGGTGCTGCGTCCCCAGAGCTCCTGCCAGTCCGGACGGCAGCTGGCACTGAGGATTTTCAGCAAGGTCCGGCCACCCGTGGGAGGCATCTCCATCAAGGAGCACTTTGAG GTGAACGTGGTGCCCCTCACGATCCAGCTCACCCACCAGTTCTTCCACAGGATGATGGGTTTCTTCTTCCCCGGCCGCaatgtggaggaggaggaggtgggggatgAGGAAGATAAGTCCAAGCTGGTGACGACAG GGATCCCCGTGGTGAAGCCGCGGCAGCTGATCGTGGCTGATGACTCGCTGGGCCCAGGGAAGGGGGTCGCCCAGGGACTGAACCGGACATCGGGAGTCAGAAGATCATTCCGAAAAGCGCCCGAG CATCCCGTGGATGACATCGACAAGATGAAGGAGCGCGCGGCCATGAACAATTCCTTCATCTACATCAAGATCCCGCAGGTGCCACTCTGCGTCAGCTACAAG GGTGAGAAGAACAGCGTGGACTGGGGCGACCTGAACCTGGTGCTGCCGTGCCTGGAATACCACAACAACACGTGGACGTGGCTGGACTTCGCCATGGCGGTGAAGAGGGACAGCCGCAAAGCCTTGGTGGCACAG GTGATCAAAGAGAAGCTACGCCTGAAGCCAGCGGCGGGCGCGGAAACGCGGGGGAAGCTGGAGAACAAATCAGACGGGACCATCCAGCAGCAGGAAGAGGACGAGAAGGCGCGTCTGCTCATCGGGCTGAGCGTGGGCGAGAAGAACCCCAGCAAGAAGTCGATCTTCGGCAGGCGCAAATGA
- the RSKR gene encoding ribosomal protein S6 kinase-related protein encodes MGATSSGPGPAPAPVRPPQSRAVGSWVRALLSRAGPVPVPGSVLALAPRGPAEEPPLPGWPLPQLVSLFLPEFPVRPSARQQQLKILGFVAKGSFGTILKVLDCGREKVCAVKVVPKVEVLRRDTLKQCKEEVSIQRQVRHPFVHGLGDSWQGQRHLFIMCTYCSTGDLHALWRAAGHFAEATVRLFAAELVLVLVYLHDLGIMHRDVKMENILLDERGHLKLTDFGLSRHLRWGERAHTICGTLQYMAPEVLSGGPYSHTADWWSLGVLLFALASGEFPVAPAGDHVAMLERVKESSYEIPPAFSPALARLLAELLCHNPLRRLRYLHHFQGHPFFRGVAFDADLLQKDPVAMAVAPRPLEQPPPDPATFADFDCDLAVSPGRPWPG; translated from the exons atGGGAGCAACGAGCAgcggccccgggccggccccTGCCCCGGTGCGGCCCCCCCAG AGCCGCGCCGTGGGGTCGTGGGTGCGGGCGCTGCTGAGCCGCGCCGGGCCGGTACCGGTACCGGGGTCGGTACTCGCCCTGGCCCCGCGGGGCCCCGCCGAggagccgccgctgcccgggTGGCCGCTGCCGCAGCTCGTCTCGCTTTTCCTGCCGGAGTTCCCCGTCCGCCCCTCCGCCCGCCAGCAGCAGCTCAAG aTTCTGGGCTTCGTGGCCAAAGGCTCCTTCGGGACCATCCTCAAAGTGCTGGACTGCGGGCGGGAGAAGGTCTGCGCCGTGAAG GTCGTCCCCAAAGTGGAGGTGCTGCGCCGCGACACCCTCAAGCAGTGCAAGGAAGAAGTCAGCATCCAG AGACAGGTCAGGCACCCGTTTGTCCACGGGCTGGGGGACAGCTGGCAGGGCCAGCGCCACCTCTTCATCA TGTGCACCTACTGCAGCACCGGAGACCTGCACGCGCTGTGGCGTGCCGCCGGGCACTTTGCCGAAGCCACCGTCCGCCTGTTTGCAGCCGAGCTGGTGCTGGTTCTGG TGTACCTCCATGACTTGGGCATCATGCACAGAGATGTGAAG ATGGAGAACATCCTCCTGGATGAGAGAG GGCACCTCAAGCTCACCGACTTCGGCCTCTCCCGGCACCTGCGGTGGGGCGAGCGAGCCCACACCATCTGCGGCACCCTGCAGTACATGG CCCCGGAGGTGCTGAGCGGGGGGCCCTACAGCCACACAGCCGACTGGTGGTCCCTGGGAGTCCTGCTCTTCGCCCTGGCCAGCGGGGAG tTCCCTGTGGCACCGGCAGGGGACCATGTGGCCATGCTGGAGCGCGTCAAGGAGAGCAGCTACGAGATCCCACCCGCGTTCAGCCCCGCACTGGCCCGGCTGCTTGCCGAG ctgCTGTGCCACAACCCCCTGCGCCGCCTGCGCTACCTCCACCATTTCCAAGGCCACCCCTTCTTCCGCGGGGTGGCCTTCGACGCCGACCTGCTGCAGAAGGACCCGGTGGCGATGGCGGTGGCCCCGCGCCCCCTCGAGCAGCCCCCACCCGATCCCGCCACCTTCGCCGACTTCGACTGCGACCTCGCCGTCTCCCCGGGCCGGCCTTGGCCTGGCTGA